The following is a genomic window from Streptosporangiales bacterium.
ACCGACGCGGACCCCCGAGAGCTCACCGACGCGGCGGCCTTGCGGGCACTGCGCCACCCGCTGCGGCAGCGCATGCTGCGGCTGCTCGACCGCAACGGACCGGCCACGGCCACCACGCTGGCGCGCGACCTGGGCGAGAACTCCGGTGCCACCAGCTACCACCTGCGCCGGCTCGCCGAGCACGGGTTCGTCGAGGACGACGCGGAGCGCGGTCACGGCCGGGAGCGGTGGTGGCGGGTCGGCCGGCCGGACATCCGGTTCCCGCCGCGCAGCCGGATGAGCCGGGACCTGCGCCAGGAGCTCGGCCGGTTCGAACAGGACAACGCGGCGGCGGACACCGAGGCGCTGGCCAGGTTCGAGCGTGCCCGCGACAGTCTCGGCGAGTGGGGCGACGTCCTGCTCTTCGCGCGCGGTGAGCTGCAGCTCGACCTCGCCGGCGCGCGGAGGTTCTGGGACGAGTACATGGAGCTCTTCAACCGCTATGCCGCCGCCGAGCGTCCCGCGGACGGCCGCACGGTGCTCGTGCGTTTCATGGCGTTCCCCGACGTGGACTGACCGCCGAGAGAGCGCGCGCAGGTGCGCTCTATCACCATCTGAACATCGTGTCGTTGCCAGCGTTCGGGGCCCGGCACAGAATCGCCGCAAGGGGGCGACCGGGCTCGACCCGCTCGATCCGAGCTTCCACCCAAAATGAGCGACACGGCACGGTCGCCCCTCGGCACAGTCCCCAGTCGCACGTTGGAGGCGGCCATGACAGCGACGACGACGTCGCCGACCCTGGAGCAGAGTGTCCGGGTCGAGCTGTACCGCACGATGGTCCTGTCCCGGGCATTCGAGGATGCGATCCTGCGGGAGTACCACGCGGACAAGGGCCCCGGCTTCGACATCGGCAAGGGCGCGGTGCCGGGCGAGATGCACCTGTCGTCGGGGCAGGAACCCGCGGCCGCAGGCGTGTGCGCCCATCTCACCACGGACGACGCCGTCACCGCGACGCACCGTCCGCACCACTTCGCCATCGCGCACGGCATGGACCTGCGCAAGATGGCCGCGGAGATCTTCGGCCGCGAGACCGGGTTCGGTCGCGGCAGGGGCGGGCACATGCACCTGTTCGACCCCGACACCCACTTCTCCTGCTCCGGCATCATCGCCGAGGGCTACCCGCCCGCGCTCGGCCAGGCGTTCGCGTTCCGCCGGCAGGGCACCGACCGCGTCGCCGTCGCGGTGACCGGCGAGGGCGCGGCCAACCAGGGCGCGTTCCACGAGTCGCTGAACCTCGCCGCCCTGTGGCAGCTCCCGGTGGTCTTCGTGGTCGAGGACAACGACTGGGGCATCAGCGTGCCGCGCTCCGCGTCCACCGCGATCCCGTCCAACGCCGAACGCGGCGCGGCGTACGGCATGCCGGGCGAACGGGTCGAGGACAACGCGGTCGAGGCCGTGTACGCGGCCGCCGGCCG
Proteins encoded in this region:
- a CDS encoding helix-turn-helix domain-containing protein, translating into MADQGDPRTVTDADPRELTDAAALRALRHPLRQRMLRLLDRNGPATATTLARDLGENSGATSYHLRRLAEHGFVEDDAERGHGRERWWRVGRPDIRFPPRSRMSRDLRQELGRFEQDNAAADTEALARFERARDSLGEWGDVLLFARGELQLDLAGARRFWDEYMELFNRYAAAERPADGRTVLVRFMAFPDVD
- a CDS encoding pyruvate dehydrogenase (acetyl-transferring) E1 component subunit alpha → MEQSVRVELYRTMVLSRAFEDAILREYHADKGPGFDIGKGAVPGEMHLSSGQEPAAAGVCAHLTTDDAVTATHRPHHFAIAHGMDLRKMAAEIFGRETGFGRGRGGHMHLFDPDTHFSCSGIIAEGYPPALGQAFAFRRQGTDRVAVAVTGEGAANQGAFHESLNLAALWQLPVVFVVEDNDWGISVPRSASTAIPSNAERGAAYGMPGERVEDNAVEAVYAAAGRAVERARSGGGPSLIEVHTVRLLGHFEGDAQGYRPELEDVPGRDPIPTYERTLRADGALDDDAVEGIATEATERVEDAISFAKKSAVPDPSTALAYVFA